In Lineus longissimus chromosome 13, tnLinLong1.2, whole genome shotgun sequence, one genomic interval encodes:
- the LOC135497764 gene encoding sperm microtubule associated protein 1-like, whose product MSEIGSQKGSEAGSKKSEKPLTKEEREQEREERRKRLNKIYRCPPTPPPEFLLAKEKTFVLDNNATSSISNDYSKANPKLGPVIPPYLSRRDKHVRNYFHFVQVPEVLEKTGQMEEKDGKKRWVGSSIEGVAMDKFHSRGAGYLYLKLRNDHGAGHSRESIDGHAQFMQGIKPAIGWHGSYGYRRTTPWLRREPSQFGIVSRSACHEAGPSPR is encoded by the exons ATGAGCGAAATCGGAAGTCAAAAAGGCAGTGAGGCCGGCAGCAAAAAGAGTGAAAAGCCCCTGACGAAAGAGGAGAGGGAACAGGAGAGGGAAGAACGCAGGAAAAGGCTGAATAAGATTTATCGGTGTCCTCCAACGCCTCCACCAGAGTTTCTCCTCGCGAAGGAGAAGACATTCGTTCTTGACAACAATGCAACCAGCTCCATCTCGAACGATTACTCCAAGGCGAACCCTAAACTTGGCCCGGTGATCCCTCCCTACCTATCACGCAGAGATAAACATGTCAGGaactattttcattttgttCAGGTGCCGGAGGTATTAGAGAAAACTGGACAGATG GAAGAAAAAGACGGAAAGAAAAGATGGGTCGGAAGCTCGATCGAAGGGGTTGCAATGGACAAATTCCACAGCAGAGGAGCAGGATACCTCTACCTAAAGCTTAGGAATGACCACGGAGCAG GTCATTCGCGAGAGAGCATAGACGGCCACGCACAGTTCATGCAGGGAATCAAACCAGCCATAGGGTGGCATGGATCCTACGGATATCGCCGCACGACGCCCTGGCTTCGACGGGAACCATCTCAATTCGGCATAGTCAGCAGATCAGCATGCCATGAAGCTGGGCCATCTCCACGATAG
- the LOC135498338 gene encoding uncharacterized protein LOC135498338: MFEENEKGSSNRTMAYTHITSPLRFKQTIEHEPSSSLPRIPKMELVRQETGFVNDAIKTVISYRAKKIPIIPVYDALSDRECKGYFLSPVVQGVLTRTMSQDDIILRDPKKSINKLSVRRRCVESPGTAEKAKREKAFVNDAIITERRRTKYKDIIPKYDAANDADSRHYFKRRDVKDLLSVTCSLEKNRTNRWWHLSDPNDEQLMRERTFINDAIQANNRKTRYKGLIPPYNAMNDKYARSFVQKELPKMTGDKKQT; encoded by the exons ATGTtcgaagaaaatgaaaaag GATCGAGCAACAGGACTATGGCGTACACCCATATTACCAGTCCCCTTCGCTTCAAACAGACCATAGAACACGAACCCAGCTCCTCCCTGCCGCGGATTCCTAAGATGGAACTAGTCCGCCAAGAGACGGGGTTTGTCAACGATGCCATCAAGACTGTCATCTCGTACCGGGCGAAGAAGATACCTATCATACCCGTATACGATGCTTTGTCGGATAGGGAGTGCAAGGGTTACTTTCTGTCACCGGTTGTGCAGGGAGTATTGacgaggacaatgtcacaagac GACATTATTTTACGCGACCCAAAGAAGTCCATCAATAAACTAAGCGTCCGTCGACGATGTGTGGAATCTCCAGGGACCGCCGAAAAAGCCAAAAGAGAAAAAGCATTCGTCAATGATGCAATAATTACGGAAAGGCGGAGAACAAAATATAAAGACATTATACCAAAATATGACGCGGCGAATGATGCGGACTCGAGGCACTACTTTAAGCGGAGGGACGTGAAGGACCTGTTATCAGTGACGTGCTCACTGGAAAAGAACCGAACGAA TCGATGGTGGCACCTCAGCGATCCAAACGACGAGCAACTGATGCGAGAGCGAACTTTCATCAACGACGCCATCCAAGCGAATAATAGAAAAACTCGGTACAAGGGCCTCATACCACCATACAACGCCATGAATGACAAATATGCACGGTCTTTCGTACAGAAGGAATTACCCAAAATGACTGGAGACAAAAAGCAGACGTAA
- the LOC135497854 gene encoding uncharacterized protein LOC135497854 isoform X5 — MAFLRKPHQVAYSIACWAGGFMLIVIIVLVIILFQRLIKRRNDKKNKTEIDIEEIDTGIRSNTSTGTDPNTNFIISKNEKSQEALTCDDIPMAAYGGPPPQQQTQFFDARTVNF; from the exons ATGGCTTTTTTACGCA AGCCCCATCAAGTAGCCTACTCCATAGCTTGCTGGGCTGGTGGTTTTATGCTCATTGTTATTATCGTACTTGTCATTATTCTCTTTCAAAG GTTGATCAAGAG ACGGAACGACAAAAAGAACAAAACAGAAATCGATATCGAAGAAATTGACACGGGAATCAGATCCAACACGTCCACTGGTACAGACCCTAACACTAATTTTATCATTAGTAAAAATGAGAAATCACAAGAGGCATTG ACGTGTGATGACATCCCTATGGCGGCATACGGTGGACCACCCCCACAGCAGCAAACACAATTCTTCGATGCGCGGACTGTGAATTTCTAA
- the LOC135497854 gene encoding uncharacterized protein LOC135497854 isoform X4: MIQLRENLEPHQVAYSIACWAGGFMLIVIIVLVIILFQRLIKRRNDKKNKTEIDIEEIDTGIRSNTSTGTDPNTNFIISKNEKSQEALTCDDIPMAAYGGPPPQQQTQFFDARTVNF, from the exons AGCCCCATCAAGTAGCCTACTCCATAGCTTGCTGGGCTGGTGGTTTTATGCTCATTGTTATTATCGTACTTGTCATTATTCTCTTTCAAAG GTTGATCAAGAG ACGGAACGACAAAAAGAACAAAACAGAAATCGATATCGAAGAAATTGACACGGGAATCAGATCCAACACGTCCACTGGTACAGACCCTAACACTAATTTTATCATTAGTAAAAATGAGAAATCACAAGAGGCATTG ACGTGTGATGACATCCCTATGGCGGCATACGGTGGACCACCCCCACAGCAGCAAACACAATTCTTCGATGCGCGGACTGTGAATTTCTAA
- the LOC135497854 gene encoding uncharacterized protein LOC135497854 isoform X1, protein MAGEKLEVVEVDGFEIRLEPHQVAYSIACWAGGFMLIVIIVLVIILFQRLIKRRNDKKNKTEIDIEEIDTGIRSNTSTGTDPNTNFIISKNEKSQEALTCDDIPMAAYGGPPPQQQTQFFDARTVNF, encoded by the exons ATGGCCGGAGAAAAGTTAGAAGTGGTAGAAGTGGACGGATTTGAAATTCGTTTAG AGCCCCATCAAGTAGCCTACTCCATAGCTTGCTGGGCTGGTGGTTTTATGCTCATTGTTATTATCGTACTTGTCATTATTCTCTTTCAAAG GTTGATCAAGAG ACGGAACGACAAAAAGAACAAAACAGAAATCGATATCGAAGAAATTGACACGGGAATCAGATCCAACACGTCCACTGGTACAGACCCTAACACTAATTTTATCATTAGTAAAAATGAGAAATCACAAGAGGCATTG ACGTGTGATGACATCCCTATGGCGGCATACGGTGGACCACCCCCACAGCAGCAAACACAATTCTTCGATGCGCGGACTGTGAATTTCTAA
- the LOC135497854 gene encoding uncharacterized protein LOC135497854 isoform X2 has protein sequence MAGEKLEVVEVDGFEIRLEPHQVAYSIACWAGGFMLIVIIVLVIILFQRRNDKKNKTEIDIEEIDTGIRSNTSTGTDPNTNFIISKNEKSQEALTCDDIPMAAYGGPPPQQQTQFFDARTVNF, from the exons ATGGCCGGAGAAAAGTTAGAAGTGGTAGAAGTGGACGGATTTGAAATTCGTTTAG AGCCCCATCAAGTAGCCTACTCCATAGCTTGCTGGGCTGGTGGTTTTATGCTCATTGTTATTATCGTACTTGTCATTATTCTCTTTCAAAG ACGGAACGACAAAAAGAACAAAACAGAAATCGATATCGAAGAAATTGACACGGGAATCAGATCCAACACGTCCACTGGTACAGACCCTAACACTAATTTTATCATTAGTAAAAATGAGAAATCACAAGAGGCATTG ACGTGTGATGACATCCCTATGGCGGCATACGGTGGACCACCCCCACAGCAGCAAACACAATTCTTCGATGCGCGGACTGTGAATTTCTAA
- the LOC135497854 gene encoding uncharacterized protein LOC135497854 isoform X7, producing the protein MEHCYSIACWAGGFILIVIIVLVIILFQRLIKRRNDKKNKTEIDIEEIDTGIRSNTSTGTDPNTNFIISKNEKSQEALTCDDIPMAAYGGPPPQQQTQFFDARTVNF; encoded by the exons ATGGAACATTGTTACTCCATAGCTTGCTGGGCTGGTGGTTTTATCCTCATTGTTATTATCGTACTTGTCATTATTCTCTTTCAAAG GTTGATCAAGAG ACGGAACGACAAAAAGAACAAAACAGAAATCGATATCGAAGAAATTGACACGGGAATCAGATCCAACACGTCCACTGGTACAGACCCTAACACTAATTTTATCATTAGTAAAAATGAGAAATCACAAGAGGCATTG ACGTGTGATGACATCCCTATGGCGGCATACGGTGGACCACCCCCACAGCAGCAAACACAATTCTTCGATGCGCGGACTGTGAATTTCTAA
- the LOC135497854 gene encoding uncharacterized protein LOC135497854 isoform X9, with protein sequence MEHCYSIACWAGGFILIVIIVLVIILFQRRNDKKNKTEIDIEEIDTGIRSNTSTGTDPNTNFIISKNEKSQEALTCDDIPMAAYGGPPPQQQTQFFDARTVNF encoded by the exons ATGGAACATTGTTACTCCATAGCTTGCTGGGCTGGTGGTTTTATCCTCATTGTTATTATCGTACTTGTCATTATTCTCTTTCAAAG ACGGAACGACAAAAAGAACAAAACAGAAATCGATATCGAAGAAATTGACACGGGAATCAGATCCAACACGTCCACTGGTACAGACCCTAACACTAATTTTATCATTAGTAAAAATGAGAAATCACAAGAGGCATTG ACGTGTGATGACATCCCTATGGCGGCATACGGTGGACCACCCCCACAGCAGCAAACACAATTCTTCGATGCGCGGACTGTGAATTTCTAA
- the LOC135497854 gene encoding uncharacterized protein LOC135497854 isoform X6, whose amino-acid sequence MIQLRENLEPHQVAYSIACWAGGFMLIVIIVLVIILFQRRNDKKNKTEIDIEEIDTGIRSNTSTGTDPNTNFIISKNEKSQEALTCDDIPMAAYGGPPPQQQTQFFDARTVNF is encoded by the exons AGCCCCATCAAGTAGCCTACTCCATAGCTTGCTGGGCTGGTGGTTTTATGCTCATTGTTATTATCGTACTTGTCATTATTCTCTTTCAAAG ACGGAACGACAAAAAGAACAAAACAGAAATCGATATCGAAGAAATTGACACGGGAATCAGATCCAACACGTCCACTGGTACAGACCCTAACACTAATTTTATCATTAGTAAAAATGAGAAATCACAAGAGGCATTG ACGTGTGATGACATCCCTATGGCGGCATACGGTGGACCACCCCCACAGCAGCAAACACAATTCTTCGATGCGCGGACTGTGAATTTCTAA
- the LOC135497854 gene encoding uncharacterized protein LOC135497854 isoform X8: MAGEKLEVVEVDGFEIRLEPHQVAYSIACWAGGFMLIVIIVLVIILFQRLIKRRNDKKNKTEIDIEEIDTGIRSNTSTGTDPNTNFIISKNEKSQEALKRNKTDV; this comes from the exons ATGGCCGGAGAAAAGTTAGAAGTGGTAGAAGTGGACGGATTTGAAATTCGTTTAG AGCCCCATCAAGTAGCCTACTCCATAGCTTGCTGGGCTGGTGGTTTTATGCTCATTGTTATTATCGTACTTGTCATTATTCTCTTTCAAAG GTTGATCAAGAG ACGGAACGACAAAAAGAACAAAACAGAAATCGATATCGAAGAAATTGACACGGGAATCAGATCCAACACGTCCACTGGTACAGACCCTAACACTAATTTTATCATTAGTAAAAATGAGAAATCACAAGAGGCATTG AAACGTAATAAGACAG ACGTGTGA
- the LOC135497854 gene encoding uncharacterized protein LOC135497854 isoform X3 encodes MAGEKLEVVEVDGFEIRLEPHQVAYSIACWAGGFMLIVIIVLVIILFQRLIKRRNDKKNKTEIDIEEIDTGIRSNTSTGTDPNTNFIISKNEKSQEALKRNKTGDIKEGDKSRLQMHTSV; translated from the exons ATGGCCGGAGAAAAGTTAGAAGTGGTAGAAGTGGACGGATTTGAAATTCGTTTAG AGCCCCATCAAGTAGCCTACTCCATAGCTTGCTGGGCTGGTGGTTTTATGCTCATTGTTATTATCGTACTTGTCATTATTCTCTTTCAAAG GTTGATCAAGAG ACGGAACGACAAAAAGAACAAAACAGAAATCGATATCGAAGAAATTGACACGGGAATCAGATCCAACACGTCCACTGGTACAGACCCTAACACTAATTTTATCATTAGTAAAAATGAGAAATCACAAGAGGCATTG AAACGTAATAAGACAG GTGATATAAAAGAGGGTGATAAATCAAGGTTACAGATGCACACATCTGTTTGA